From a region of the Flavobacterium sediminilitoris genome:
- a CDS encoding glycosyltransferase, whose amino-acid sequence MKNRILVAPLNWGLGHATRCIPIIRALEKSGFEPVIASDGIALELLKKEFAHLITLELPSYQIKYSEKGKNFKIKLFSQLPTIIKAIKAERIATENIIKEYNISGLISDNRLGVYSKNIPSVFITHQLNVLTGNTTWISTKIHHHYIKKYNECWVPDMEKKPNLSGKLGHLEDPFSSLKYIGPLSRLHKKVTKNKYELMVILSGPEPQRTLLEKKLITELENYTHKTLFIKGIIEDKQSTYEEKNITYYNFMNSEQLEIAFNESSTILCRSGYTTIMDLAQLGKKAFFIPTPGQYEQEYLAKKLKQENIAPSCSQDNFSIEKLEQINSYKGFLNFSTEISWKKLFSLFQGK is encoded by the coding sequence ATGAAAAACAGAATCCTTGTTGCACCATTAAACTGGGGATTGGGTCATGCAACTCGATGCATACCCATAATTCGAGCTTTAGAAAAAAGTGGCTTTGAACCTGTAATTGCTTCTGATGGAATTGCATTAGAATTATTAAAAAAAGAATTTGCTCATCTAATTACACTTGAATTACCTTCATATCAAATAAAATATTCAGAAAAAGGAAAAAATTTTAAAATAAAACTTTTCTCTCAACTTCCTACTATTATAAAAGCAATAAAAGCGGAAAGAATAGCCACTGAAAATATAATTAAAGAATATAATATTTCTGGATTAATATCGGATAATAGATTAGGTGTTTATTCTAAAAACATTCCTTCTGTTTTCATTACTCATCAATTAAATGTTTTAACAGGAAATACTACTTGGATAAGTACAAAAATACATCATCATTACATAAAAAAATACAATGAATGCTGGGTTCCTGATATGGAAAAAAAACCAAATTTATCTGGAAAATTAGGTCATTTAGAAGATCCTTTCAGTTCTTTAAAATATATTGGTCCATTAAGCAGATTACATAAAAAAGTTACTAAAAACAAGTATGAATTAATGGTAATTCTTTCAGGACCTGAACCGCAAAGAACATTATTAGAAAAAAAACTGATAACAGAGTTGGAAAACTATACTCATAAAACGTTGTTTATAAAAGGTATTATTGAAGATAAACAAAGCACTTATGAGGAAAAAAATATTACCTATTATAACTTCATGAATAGTGAGCAACTTGAGATAGCTTTTAATGAAAGTTCTACTATTTTATGTCGATCTGGTTATACAACAATCATGGATTTAGCTCAATTAGGGAAAAAAGCATTTTTCATTCCAACACCAGGACAATATGAACAAGAATATTTAGCTAAGAAACTTAAACAAGAAAATATAGCTCCGAGTTGTAGTCAAGATAACTTTAGCATTGAAAAACTTGAACAAATAAATAGCTATAAAGGATTTTTAAACTTTTCTACTGAAATAAGCTGGAAAAAATTATTTAGTCTTTTCCAAGGTAAATGA